The Neobacillus sp. OS1-2 genome includes a window with the following:
- a CDS encoding YaaL family protein: protein MFFRRKGKLRKEYDEKLLTQLNSYKDHWQQEKLLLEKSFDPSDEVICQTKIAEAKYIFLLREAKHRKVTLFR, encoded by the coding sequence ATGTTTTTTCGGCGTAAAGGGAAGCTTCGAAAAGAGTATGATGAAAAATTGTTAACACAGCTAAATAGTTATAAGGATCATTGGCAACAGGAAAAGCTGCTGTTGGAAAAGAGCTTCGATCCTTCCGATGAGGTCATTTGCCAAACAAAAATAGCCGAAGCCAAATACATTTTTCTTTTAAGAGAGGCAAAGCATCGCAAAGTAACTTTATTTAGATGA
- a CDS encoding sigma factor G inhibitor Gin, translated as MEVEELSSFLAHKQYVETCVICENLKPKGIHLYTSFICTECENDLIQTDTNDPKYKYFLKQLRKITNPEIFS; from the coding sequence ATGGAGGTGGAGGAATTGAGTTCATTTTTAGCACATAAACAGTATGTAGAGACATGCGTTATTTGTGAAAATCTAAAACCAAAAGGCATACATCTATATACGTCTTTTATTTGTACAGAATGTGAAAATGATTTAATTCAAACAGATACAAATGACCCAAAATATAAATACTTTTTAAAGCAGCTTAGAAAAATAACAAATCCTGAAATTTTTTCCTAA
- the recR gene encoding recombination mediator RecR: MHYPEPISKLIDSFMKLPGIGPKTASRLAFYVLSMKEDTVLDFAKALVNAKRNLTYCSVCGHITDQDPCYICEDLRRDKSIICVVQDPKDVIAMEKMKEFNGLYHVLHGAISPMDGIGPEDINIPDLLKRLQDETVQEVILATNPNIEGEATAMYISRLLKPSGIKTTRIAHGLPVGGDLEYADEVTLSKALEGRREV; encoded by the coding sequence ATGCATTATCCTGAACCAATTTCCAAGCTGATTGATAGCTTTATGAAACTCCCGGGTATCGGGCCAAAAACAGCCTCACGTTTGGCCTTTTATGTATTAAGTATGAAAGAAGATACGGTGCTTGATTTTGCTAAGGCACTGGTGAATGCAAAGCGAAATCTTACGTATTGTTCTGTCTGTGGTCATATTACTGACCAAGACCCATGTTATATTTGCGAAGACCTCCGCCGGGATAAGAGTATCATTTGTGTTGTCCAAGATCCTAAAGATGTTATTGCAATGGAAAAAATGAAGGAATTCAATGGGTTGTACCATGTGCTGCACGGGGCTATTTCCCCGATGGATGGGATTGGACCTGAGGATATCAATATCCCTGATTTGCTAAAACGCCTTCAGGATGAAACCGTCCAGGAAGTGATTCTGGCAACAAACCCTAATATCGAAGGGGAAGCCACTGCCATGTATATTTCCCGTTTGTTAAAGCCGTCGGGAATTAAGACCACGAGAATTGCTCATGGGCTGCCTGTTGGCGGAGACTTAGAATATGCGGATGAGGTAACATTATCAAAGGCTTTAGAAGGCAGAAGAGAAGTATAA
- the tmk gene encoding dTMP kinase, translated as MSNGTFITFEGPDGAGKTTILTMVAKQFSDALVTREPGGIEIAEQIRRVILDKGNTAMDPRTEALLYAAARRQHLIEKVKPALDAGKVVLCDRFVDSSLAYQGYARGLGMDEVLTINQFAIEDLMPELTIYFDIDPELGLKRINRNKGREINRLDLEDLDFHQKVREGYHLLMERFPNRIVRIDASGTVEEVYQKTLQLVEGKLAEKRPSI; from the coding sequence ATGAGCAACGGAACATTTATTACATTTGAGGGCCCGGATGGTGCGGGAAAAACAACCATTCTTACTATGGTGGCAAAACAGTTTTCGGACGCTTTAGTAACTAGGGAGCCAGGCGGTATTGAAATAGCGGAGCAAATCCGCCGAGTTATTTTAGATAAAGGAAATACGGCAATGGATCCGCGAACGGAAGCGCTGCTTTACGCGGCTGCACGGAGGCAGCATTTAATAGAAAAGGTAAAACCTGCATTAGACGCGGGTAAAGTAGTTCTATGTGACCGGTTTGTGGATAGTTCATTAGCCTATCAAGGCTATGCACGCGGTTTAGGAATGGATGAGGTATTGACAATTAATCAATTTGCGATTGAAGACTTAATGCCTGAGCTGACCATCTATTTCGACATTGATCCCGAGTTAGGTCTGAAGCGGATTAATAGAAATAAAGGAAGAGAAATTAATCGGCTGGATTTAGAGGATCTTGATTTCCACCAAAAGGTAAGAGAAGGATACCATTTATTAATGGAGCGCTTCCCCAATAGAATTGTTCGGATTGATGCCTCAGGAACTGTTGAGGAGGTCTATCAAAAAACGCTGCAGCTAGTAGAAGGGAAATTAGCAGAAAAAAGGCCTTCCATCTAA
- a CDS encoding aminotransferase class I/II-fold pyridoxal phosphate-dependent enzyme — translation MKTQSKKPLYEALVEHVKKKPISFHVPGHKYGRINQSDDCRLFEQILQIDATELTGLDDLHSPEGAILEAETLLAKLYQTKESFFLVNGSTVGNLAMILAVCTEGAQVLVQRNCHKSVLNALRLVKARPVFLEPEYDQEWKIAAGVSVETVKQAINLYPNAKAIILTYPNYYGMTYDLQGIIDLCHLHQIPVLVDEAHGAHLIIGGPFPPSAVQLGADIIVQSAHKTLPAMTMGSFLHVNGNLIRMEKVKEYLGMLQSSSPSYPIMASLDIARHYLGTYEQTDLSFLLAEIRHFKEALAQIPAVKVLDFPNSHGDLLKITIQTRCELNGFDLQRRFEDAGIYTELADPYNVLFIFPLVKDGQHFPLAEAANKIETALQGLSNYKVIDELIMDGQKISQLAVPYGEMEDLAEEMVSIGEAAGCICAEMIIPYPPGVPLLLRGERITNEKLNQLKWLLQSGARFQGSFDVKQGNIKILKTT, via the coding sequence ATGAAAACTCAATCGAAGAAACCTTTATACGAAGCATTGGTGGAACATGTAAAAAAGAAACCTATTTCTTTCCATGTCCCCGGACATAAATATGGCCGTATCAATCAATCAGATGATTGTCGCCTTTTTGAACAAATATTACAAATTGATGCCACGGAGCTAACAGGGTTAGATGACCTGCATTCTCCTGAAGGAGCAATTTTAGAAGCGGAGACGCTTCTAGCTAAGCTTTATCAAACAAAGGAAAGTTTTTTCCTTGTGAATGGATCAACCGTAGGTAATCTCGCGATGATTTTGGCAGTCTGCACAGAAGGGGCACAGGTCCTTGTCCAAAGAAATTGCCATAAGTCCGTCTTAAATGCTCTTAGACTGGTGAAGGCAAGACCTGTTTTTCTTGAACCGGAATATGATCAGGAATGGAAGATAGCTGCGGGTGTTAGTGTAGAGACAGTTAAACAAGCAATCAATCTTTACCCGAATGCCAAAGCAATCATTTTAACGTATCCGAACTACTATGGAATGACCTATGATCTACAAGGAATTATTGATTTGTGCCATCTTCATCAGATTCCGGTATTGGTTGATGAGGCACATGGGGCACATTTAATAATCGGGGGGCCATTCCCGCCGTCTGCTGTTCAGTTAGGTGCTGACATTATCGTGCAATCGGCACATAAGACACTCCCAGCCATGACAATGGGTTCTTTTTTACATGTGAATGGCAATTTGATAAGAATGGAAAAGGTTAAGGAGTATCTTGGAATGCTCCAGTCCAGCAGCCCATCATATCCCATTATGGCTTCCTTGGACATAGCCAGACATTACCTAGGTACATATGAACAAACGGATTTATCCTTTTTGCTGGCCGAAATTAGGCACTTTAAAGAGGCACTAGCCCAAATTCCGGCGGTAAAAGTATTAGACTTTCCAAACAGTCACGGTGACCTTTTGAAAATAACTATTCAGACTAGGTGTGAGCTAAATGGATTTGATCTTCAAAGAAGATTTGAAGATGCCGGTATTTATACTGAATTAGCAGATCCATATAATGTGTTGTTTATTTTCCCGTTAGTAAAGGATGGACAGCATTTTCCGTTGGCAGAGGCAGCAAACAAAATAGAGACAGCTCTTCAAGGTTTGTCTAATTATAAGGTTATAGATGAACTCATTATGGATGGTCAAAAGATTTCCCAACTCGCGGTTCCTTATGGTGAAATGGAGGATTTAGCAGAGGAAATGGTATCTATTGGGGAAGCAGCCGGATGTATTTGTGCGGAGATGATTATCCCCTACCCACCAGGGGTTCCATTGCTTTTAAGGGGAGAGAGAATTACGAATGAAAAACTTAATCAACTAAAGTGGCTGTTACAATCCGGAGCGAGGTTTCAAGGTAGCTTCGACGTAAAACAGGGGAATATAAAGATTTTAAAGACAACGTAA
- a CDS encoding pro-sigmaK processing inhibitor BofA family protein, with protein MEPMIVISLLGGLILILLFSGAPFKPARFVGHTAIKFLIGALLLFFLNVAGNRYGIHIPINFATSAVSGFLGIPGLFALVAIQQWVI; from the coding sequence TTGGAACCAATGATTGTTATATCTCTTTTAGGAGGACTTATCCTAATCTTGTTGTTCTCGGGTGCTCCGTTTAAGCCGGCAAGATTTGTCGGACATACAGCGATAAAATTTCTAATTGGAGCCCTTTTGTTATTTTTCTTAAATGTGGCCGGAAACCGGTACGGAATACACATCCCTATTAATTTTGCCACATCTGCTGTCTCGGGCTTCCTGGGCATTCCGGGTTTGTTCGCTTTAGTAGCTATTCAACAATGGGTGATCTAG
- a CDS encoding cyclic-di-AMP receptor — MKLIIAVVQDQDSNRLSKALVDYNFRATKLASTGGFLKSGNTTFMIGTEDIRVDRALQIIKENCKSRDQLVAPVSPMGGNADSYVPYPVEVEVGGATVFVLPIEQYMHF; from the coding sequence ATGAAACTCATTATTGCCGTTGTTCAAGACCAGGATAGCAATCGTTTATCTAAAGCGTTAGTCGATTATAATTTTAGAGCGACCAAATTAGCTAGTACAGGTGGATTTTTGAAGTCGGGAAACACCACGTTTATGATTGGAACTGAAGATATCCGGGTTGACCGGGCTCTCCAAATTATTAAGGAAAACTGTAAGTCGAGAGATCAGCTTGTAGCCCCTGTTTCACCAATGGGTGGTAATGCTGACTCGTATGTCCCATATCCGGTTGAAGTCGAAGTGGGCGGAGCAACAGTATTTGTCTTACCAATTGAGCAATATATGCATTTTTAG
- a CDS encoding YbaB/EbfC family nucleoid-associated protein: MMRGGMGNMQNMMKQMQKMQKKMAEAQEELGEQKIEGTAGGGMVTVVVTGHKEVVDVQIKPEAVDPDDIEMLQDLVLAATNDALKKVEELTNNTMGQFTKGMNLPF, from the coding sequence ATGATGCGTGGTGGAATGGGAAATATGCAAAATATGATGAAGCAAATGCAAAAAATGCAAAAAAAAATGGCAGAGGCGCAAGAAGAATTAGGCGAACAAAAGATTGAAGGTACTGCCGGCGGTGGAATGGTGACAGTTGTCGTAACCGGACATAAAGAAGTGGTAGATGTGCAAATTAAACCTGAGGCCGTCGACCCGGATGATATTGAAATGCTTCAGGATCTAGTTCTTGCCGCAACAAATGATGCGCTTAAAAAGGTGGAAGAATTAACAAACAATACAATGGGGCAGTTTACTAAAGGTATGAATCTGCCATTTTAA